One window of Streptococcus troglodytae genomic DNA carries:
- a CDS encoding TetR/AcrR family transcriptional regulator, producing MAHLLERENFNAITTTELAKAAHISRSGFYTHYKDKYEMIDIYQQTLFSKLEYIFDKNSANQEGAILEVFEFLNREPLFAALLSENGTKEIQEFLKNKFKILITQDLQYGLSITIQNSFHNKKLTDVEKEYGTMYVTNALFGVCQMWIARGKIESPRQMTNFIIKMMH from the coding sequence ATGGCACATTTATTAGAAAGAGAAAATTTTAATGCTATCACAACGACTGAACTAGCAAAAGCAGCTCATATCAGTCGCAGTGGTTTTTATACTCATTATAAAGATAAATATGAGATGATCGATATCTATCAACAAACACTCTTTAGTAAATTAGAATATATTTTTGATAAGAATTCAGCTAACCAAGAAGGCGCTATTTTAGAAGTATTTGAATTCCTTAACCGAGAGCCCTTATTTGCTGCTTTACTTTCAGAAAATGGCACTAAAGAAATTCAAGAATTTCTTAAAAATAAATTTAAAATCCTAATTACGCAAGATTTACAATATGGTCTTTCTATTACTATTCAAAATAGCTTTCACAATAAAAAACTGACAGATGTCGAAAAAGAATATGGAACGATGTATGTTACTAACGCTTTATTTGGTGTCTGCCAAATGTGGATTGCTCGAGGAAAGATAGAAAGTCCTAGACAAATGACCAATTTCATTATTAAAATGATGCATTAA
- a CDS encoding metal-sulfur cluster assembly factor, with the protein MRDDIKINDRAAAIGDQLIEKLEKIYDPEIELDIYNLGLIYEIDLDEEGFCKLVITFTEVNCGCVDTLPAEIIDSLSEIEGINKVGVEVVWSPAWKMTRISRFGRIALGISPK; encoded by the coding sequence ATGCGAGATGATATTAAAATAAATGACCGAGCAGCAGCGATTGGCGACCAACTGATCGAAAAACTTGAAAAAATTTATGATCCAGAGATTGAATTGGATATTTACAATCTTGGTTTGATTTATGAAATTGATTTAGATGAAGAAGGCTTCTGCAAGCTAGTTATTACATTTACTGAAGTCAATTGCGGTTGTGTTGATACCCTGCCTGCGGAAATTATTGATTCCCTGTCAGAGATTGAAGGGATTAATAAGGTTGGTGTTGAGGTTGTTTGGTCACCAGCTTGGAAGATGACACGGATTAGTCGATTTGGCAGAATAGCATTGGGAATCAGCCCTAAATAA
- a CDS encoding YhgE/Pip domain-containing protein, whose translation MLTELKAVLKKPMLWITMVGVALVPALYNIIFLSSMWDPYGKVSDLPVAVVNKDKTATYEGKKMTIGKDMTDNMVRNKSLDYHFVDSEKAQKGLEKGDYYMIITLPEDLSQNAASVLTDEPKKLTIPYQTSKGHSFVASKMSETAAKTLKESVSKNITSSYTKSLFKSMSTLKTGLGSAANASQKIATGSKQLANGSQVMTDNLNVLSNSSQTFAQGANTLYSGLTAYTGGVGQLSAGLNNLNNGLIAYTNGVGQLANGSSQLSNQSQKLLGGVAQLANGSASIQQLVNASSQLNQGLIKLSTATGLSEEQVQQFSSLINQLGTLNQSIQNYSDNGTATTANSPDLSTYLSAITTAAQAIVNSGNTSQQTTTNQSNALAAVQATGAYQRLSAEDQSEIAAALANTGSSTTTTTTGADANAVSQAQAILNNVQSIQSALSTVQTTTANTPTSPSASLAQIKNIANSVLPSAATSLTTLSSGLTQAKTVLDSQVVPVSTALANGTAQLGSTFSTGANSLMTGVGQYTNAVDTLSSGANTLAAKNNQLTDGTSQLVNGADQLNSNSGQLTKGTAQLANGANQIATGAGKLASGGESLTESLTTLSSGSGELSKALSGAKNKLSLVAVANDNAKALSSPVTIKHTDKDNVKTNGVGMAPYMMSAALMVMAISTNTIFRAALSGKQAKTLREWIDQKLAVNGLIAVAGAIILYFGVHIIGLSANFELKTLGLVILTSITFMALVTTLVTWHDKFGSFAALILLLLQLGSSAGTYPLAVTDKFFQVVNPYLPMSYSVSGLRETISMAGTIGNQLLALSLFFLTFAALGLLTARRRIRSVKVS comes from the coding sequence ATGTTAACGGAATTAAAAGCGGTTTTAAAAAAGCCTATGCTTTGGATTACGATGGTAGGAGTAGCCCTTGTCCCTGCCTTATATAATATTATCTTTTTGAGCTCTATGTGGGATCCTTATGGCAAAGTATCAGATTTACCTGTTGCAGTTGTTAATAAAGATAAAACGGCAACTTATGAAGGAAAGAAGATGACTATCGGTAAAGATATGACTGATAATATGGTCCGTAATAAAAGTTTGGACTATCATTTTGTTGATAGCGAAAAAGCTCAAAAGGGACTTGAAAAAGGTGATTACTATATGATCATTACTTTACCAGAAGATCTTTCTCAAAATGCGGCTAGTGTTTTAACAGATGAACCTAAAAAGCTAACGATTCCTTACCAAACGTCTAAAGGACATAGTTTTGTTGCCTCTAAAATGAGTGAAACTGCTGCTAAGACTTTAAAAGAGTCTGTATCGAAAAACATTACAAGTTCTTACACCAAATCACTTTTTAAGAGTATGTCAACCTTAAAAACAGGTCTTGGCAGTGCGGCTAATGCTAGTCAAAAAATAGCGACTGGTTCAAAACAGTTAGCAAATGGCAGTCAAGTGATGACTGATAATCTGAATGTACTTTCAAATTCAAGTCAAACATTTGCTCAAGGGGCTAATACCTTATATTCGGGCTTAACAGCTTATACGGGAGGTGTCGGTCAGCTTTCTGCAGGTTTAAATAATTTAAACAATGGTTTGATAGCTTATACAAATGGGGTTGGTCAGTTAGCAAATGGCAGCAGCCAACTGAGCAATCAATCTCAGAAGCTTCTAGGAGGTGTTGCGCAATTAGCGAATGGTTCTGCTTCTATTCAACAATTGGTTAATGCTAGTAGTCAGTTGAATCAAGGACTTATTAAGCTGTCAACAGCAACAGGTCTTTCTGAAGAACAAGTTCAACAGTTTAGCTCATTGATTAATCAGTTGGGAACTTTGAATCAAAGTATTCAAAATTACAGTGATAATGGGACAGCAACGACTGCAAACAGTCCTGATCTTAGTACGTATTTATCTGCCATTACAACAGCAGCTCAAGCAATTGTTAATTCAGGAAATACGTCTCAGCAAACAACAACTAATCAGTCTAATGCATTGGCCGCAGTCCAAGCTACAGGTGCTTATCAAAGATTATCCGCTGAGGATCAATCAGAGATTGCTGCAGCTTTGGCCAACACTGGCAGTTCAACAACAACGACAACTACAGGTGCTGATGCAAATGCAGTGTCACAAGCCCAAGCTATCCTAAACAATGTCCAAAGTATTCAAAGTGCCTTATCTACTGTACAGACAACAACTGCTAATACGCCAACAAGTCCATCAGCCAGCTTGGCTCAAATTAAAAATATAGCTAATTCTGTATTACCTAGTGCGGCAACTTCTTTGACAACCTTGTCAAGTGGTTTGACACAAGCAAAAACAGTTCTTGATTCGCAAGTAGTCCCTGTCAGCACAGCTCTTGCTAATGGTACGGCTCAATTAGGCTCTACTTTTTCAACAGGCGCCAATTCCTTGATGACAGGAGTAGGCCAATACACTAATGCAGTTGATACTCTTAGTTCAGGAGCTAATACTTTGGCCGCTAAAAATAACCAGTTAACAGATGGTACAAGTCAATTGGTAAATGGTGCTGATCAATTAAATAGCAACTCTGGACAATTAACGAAAGGGACTGCACAGTTAGCAAATGGTGCTAATCAAATAGCGACAGGAGCTGGCAAATTGGCCTCAGGTGGGGAAAGTTTAACAGAGAGCTTGACAACTTTGTCAAGTGGTAGTGGAGAACTGTCGAAAGCTTTGTCAGGTGCTAAAAATAAATTATCATTAGTAGCAGTTGCCAATGATAATGCTAAGGCTTTGTCAAGCCCTGTCACTATCAAGCATACAGATAAAGATAATGTCAAAACAAATGGTGTTGGAATGGCTCCTTATATGATGTCAGCAGCTTTAATGGTCATGGCAATTTCAACCAATACTATCTTTAGAGCAGCACTTTCTGGTAAGCAAGCTAAAACCTTACGAGAATGGATAGATCAAAAGTTAGCAGTCAATGGCTTGATTGCTGTGGCTGGAGCTATTATTCTCTATTTTGGTGTTCATATTATTGGTTTATCGGCTAATTTTGAACTAAAAACCTTAGGATTAGTCATTCTTACCAGTATCACTTTTATGGCCTTAGTGACAACTTTGGTAACTTGGCATGATAAATTCGGCTCTTTTGCTGCTTTAATTTTACTTTTACTACAATTAGGGTCCAGTGCAGGAACCTATCCCTTAGCTGTTACAGATAAGTTTTTCCAAGTTGTCAATCCGTATTTACCAATGAGTTATTCGGTTTCTGGTTTACGAGAAACCATTTCTATGGCTGGTACAATTGGTAATCAACTACTAGCGCTGAGCTTATTTTTCCTTACTTTTGCTGCTTTAGGACTGTTAACCGCTCGAAGGAGGATTAGGTCTGTCAAAGTATCCTAA
- the rplI gene encoding 50S ribosomal protein L9 — MKVIFLTDVKGKGKRGEVKEVPTGYAQNFLIKKNLAKEATKQAINELKGKQKSEEKAQAELLAEAKAVKIKLEQESTLVQFSEKVGPDGRTFGSITAKKISEELNKQFGIKLDKRHIKLDHPIRAIGLIEIPVKLHKDINGIIKLQIKEA, encoded by the coding sequence ATGAAAGTTATTTTTTTAACAGATGTCAAAGGTAAAGGTAAGAGAGGGGAAGTAAAAGAAGTTCCTACAGGCTATGCTCAGAATTTTTTAATTAAGAAAAATTTGGCTAAGGAAGCCACAAAGCAAGCTATTAATGAGTTAAAAGGAAAGCAAAAATCTGAAGAAAAAGCTCAAGCCGAACTTTTAGCTGAGGCTAAAGCCGTTAAAATTAAACTTGAACAAGAATCAACGCTTGTTCAATTCAGTGAAAAGGTTGGTCCAGACGGTCGTACTTTCGGTTCTATTACAGCCAAAAAAATTTCTGAAGAATTAAACAAACAATTTGGGATCAAACTGGATAAACGTCATATTAAATTAGATCATCCGATTCGAGCAATTGGTTTAATTGAAATTCCTGTAAAACTTCACAAAGATATTAATGGCATCATTAAACTTCAAATTAAAGAAGCTTAA
- the dnaB gene encoding replicative DNA helicase produces MPETPELRVQPQDLVAEQSVLGSVFISPEKLIAVREYIDPEDFYKYAHRVIFKAMISLSDQNDAIDATTVRAILDNQGDLQNIGGISYLVELVNSVPTSANAEYYAKIVAEKAMLRRIISRLTEAVNQAYEGAINSEDIVSGAEKALIDVNERSNRSGFRKISDVLAVNYENLEVRSQQTTDVTGLATGFRDLDKITTGLHPDQLIILAARPAVGKTAFVLNIAQNVGTKMNRPVAIFSLEMGAESLVDRMLASEGMVDAHNLRTGQLTEQDWQNITLAQGTLADAPIYIDDTPGIKVTEIKARARKLDQELEEGLGLIVIDYLQLITGTRPENRQQEVSDISRQLKILAKELGVPVIALSQLSRGVEQRQDKRPVLSDIRESGSIEQDADIVAFLYRDDYYDRGDKDEGQEQLVDNTIEVILEKNRAGARGTVKLMFQKEYNKFSSIAQFEER; encoded by the coding sequence GTGCCAGAGACTCCAGAATTACGAGTACAGCCTCAAGATTTAGTTGCGGAACAATCTGTTCTAGGTTCTGTTTTTATATCGCCAGAGAAATTGATTGCTGTTCGGGAATATATTGATCCTGAAGATTTTTACAAATATGCTCATCGTGTTATTTTTAAAGCGATGATTAGTCTTAGTGATCAAAACGATGCCATTGATGCGACAACCGTTCGTGCTATTCTTGATAATCAAGGAGATCTTCAGAATATTGGTGGGATTTCCTATCTGGTTGAATTGGTTAATAGTGTGCCAACCAGTGCTAATGCTGAGTATTATGCTAAAATTGTAGCTGAGAAAGCTATGCTTCGGCGGATTATTTCACGCTTGACAGAAGCTGTTAATCAAGCTTACGAAGGTGCAATAAACTCTGAAGATATTGTTTCAGGTGCGGAAAAAGCCCTGATTGATGTTAATGAGCGCAGTAATCGTAGTGGATTTCGTAAAATTTCAGATGTGCTTGCTGTCAACTATGAAAATTTAGAAGTTCGTTCTCAACAAACAACAGATGTTACAGGACTTGCTACTGGTTTTCGGGATCTTGATAAGATTACAACAGGTTTACACCCAGATCAACTTATTATTTTAGCTGCTAGGCCAGCGGTAGGTAAGACGGCTTTTGTTCTTAATATTGCCCAAAATGTTGGCACTAAAATGAATCGTCCAGTTGCTATTTTTTCTCTAGAAATGGGAGCTGAAAGTCTGGTTGATCGTATGCTGGCTTCAGAAGGAATGGTTGATGCCCATAATTTACGAACAGGTCAGTTAACCGAACAGGATTGGCAAAATATAACGCTTGCACAAGGGACTCTAGCTGATGCACCAATTTATATTGATGACACTCCGGGAATCAAGGTTACAGAGATTAAGGCACGTGCTCGAAAATTAGATCAGGAACTAGAGGAAGGATTAGGATTAATTGTCATTGACTACTTGCAATTAATCACAGGTACACGACCTGAAAATCGCCAACAAGAAGTTTCTGATATTTCGCGCCAGTTAAAAATTCTTGCTAAGGAACTTGGGGTTCCTGTCATTGCTCTTAGTCAGCTATCTCGTGGTGTTGAGCAGCGTCAAGATAAAAGACCTGTTCTTTCTGATATCCGTGAGTCGGGGTCTATAGAACAAGATGCTGATATTGTAGCCTTTCTTTATCGTGATGATTATTACGATAGAGGAGACAAGGATGAAGGGCAAGAACAATTGGTAGATAATACAATAGAGGTTATCTTGGAAAAAAATCGTGCTGGTGCTCGAGGAACAGTAAAATTAATGTTCCAAAAAGAATATAATAAATTTTCTAGTATTGCCCAATTTGAAGAGAGATAG
- the rpsD gene encoding 30S ribosomal protein S4, which translates to MSRYTGPSWKKSRRLGLSLTGTGKELARRNYVPGQHGPNNRSKLSEYGLQLAEKQKLRFSYGLGEKQFRNLFVQATKIKGGILGYNFMLLLERRLDNVVYRLGLATTRRQARQFVNHGHILVDGKRVDIPSYRVEVGQVISVREKSSKVPAILEAVESVVGRPAFVSFDADKLEGSLTRLPERDEINPEINEALVVEFYNKML; encoded by the coding sequence ATGTCACGTTATACAGGACCATCATGGAAAAAATCACGTCGCCTTGGCTTGTCTCTTACAGGCACAGGTAAAGAATTAGCACGTCGTAACTATGTGCCAGGTCAACATGGACCAAATAACCGTAGCAAACTTTCAGAATATGGTTTGCAATTGGCTGAAAAACAAAAACTTCGTTTCTCATACGGTTTAGGTGAAAAACAATTCCGTAATCTCTTCGTTCAAGCAACTAAAATTAAAGGTGGAATCCTTGGTTACAACTTTATGCTTCTTCTTGAACGCCGTCTTGACAATGTTGTTTACCGTCTTGGTTTAGCAACAACTCGTCGTCAAGCTCGTCAATTTGTAAATCATGGTCACATCCTTGTTGATGGTAAACGTGTTGATATTCCATCATACCGCGTTGAAGTTGGTCAAGTGATTTCAGTTCGTGAAAAATCATCTAAAGTACCCGCCATTCTTGAAGCTGTTGAATCTGTAGTAGGACGTCCAGCATTCGTATCATTTGATGCTGATAAACTTGAAGGTTCATTGACACGTCTTCCAGAACGTGATGAAATCAACCCAGAAATTAACGAAGCACTTGTCGTTGAATTCTATAACAAGATGCTTTAA
- a CDS encoding DHH family phosphoesterase: protein MKRFRFATSHLIMIGMILFGILAISARVFPDSPLLMFIIFLTCVAVIILLYYQKNIYEISELEQIELLNSQTEGKLITMLDQMPVGVIQFDPETDKIEWFNPFAELIFTKEDGEFDGEFISSVIKNRKEGSVDQTMEVGDNKYSVDIDLDNGIFYFFNLSRESEDQRQGLDLQPVIGIISIDNYDDTIESLADADVSQINGFIANFISEFAQSKEIFYRRVNMDRFYFFTDYSVLDQLIQDKFEVLEQFRKGAQERQLPLTLSMGISYGNANHSQIGQIALKNLNIALVRGGDQAVIRENDEHKKLLYFGGGTVSTIKRSRTRTRAMMTAISDKIKTVDSVFVVGHKNLDMDALGASVGMQAFANNIIEHAAYAVYDEDSMSHDVARAVNRLKEDGHTQLLTVKEAIEQVSDNSLLVMVDHSKLQLTLSRELYNKFTEVIVIDHHRRDDDFPENAILTFIESGASSASELVTELLQFQNGKYHLSKIQASIVMAGIMLDTKSFSTRVTSRTFDVASYLRTLGSDNVEIQNISALDFDEYRLINELILRGDRILPNFVVATGEDDISYSNVIASKAADTMLNMAGIEATFVITRNDERTVCISARSRNKINVQRIMEEMGGGGHFNLAACQLKGTSVKEARKLLLEKIKEEFTGNEEA, encoded by the coding sequence ATGAAAAGATTTCGTTTTGCCACTAGCCATTTAATCATGATTGGAATGATTTTGTTTGGAATTTTGGCTATTAGTGCGCGTGTTTTTCCAGATTCACCACTGTTAATGTTTATTATTTTTTTGACCTGTGTAGCTGTAATCATACTGCTTTACTATCAAAAGAATATTTATGAAATTTCTGAATTAGAGCAGATTGAACTCTTAAATAGCCAAACTGAAGGTAAGCTGATTACTATGCTTGATCAGATGCCGGTAGGTGTTATTCAATTTGATCCTGAAACAGATAAAATTGAGTGGTTTAATCCTTTTGCAGAGTTAATTTTCACGAAGGAAGACGGTGAATTTGACGGTGAATTTATCAGCAGTGTCATTAAAAATAGAAAAGAAGGTTCTGTTGATCAAACGATGGAAGTTGGGGATAATAAATATTCTGTTGATATAGATTTAGACAATGGTATTTTTTATTTTTTCAATTTATCCAGAGAAAGTGAGGATCAAAGGCAAGGATTAGATTTACAACCTGTCATTGGTATTATATCTATTGATAATTATGATGATACGATTGAGTCTTTAGCAGATGCAGATGTTTCTCAAATTAATGGCTTTATTGCTAATTTTATTTCTGAATTTGCTCAAAGTAAGGAAATTTTTTATCGCCGTGTCAATATGGATCGTTTTTATTTCTTTACAGATTATAGTGTCTTAGATCAACTCATTCAAGATAAATTTGAGGTATTAGAGCAATTTAGAAAGGGGGCTCAAGAGCGCCAGCTTCCGTTAACTTTAAGTATGGGGATTTCCTATGGCAATGCAAATCATAGTCAAATTGGACAAATTGCTTTGAAGAATCTGAATATTGCTCTTGTCCGTGGTGGCGACCAAGCTGTTATCCGTGAAAATGACGAACATAAGAAACTGCTTTATTTTGGTGGAGGGACAGTCTCAACTATTAAGCGTTCACGTACTAGGACACGCGCTATGATGACTGCTATTTCTGATAAAATTAAAACAGTGGATAGTGTCTTTGTTGTAGGGCATAAAAATCTTGACATGGATGCTTTGGGAGCTTCTGTTGGAATGCAGGCTTTCGCAAACAATATCATTGAACATGCTGCTTATGCTGTCTATGATGAAGATAGTATGAGTCATGATGTAGCAAGAGCTGTCAATCGTTTAAAGGAAGATGGACATACTCAACTTTTAACAGTCAAAGAGGCTATAGAACAAGTAAGTGATAATTCTCTTCTTGTCATGGTGGATCATTCTAAATTGCAACTAACGTTGTCAAGAGAGCTTTACAATAAGTTTACAGAAGTTATTGTGATTGATCACCACAGAAGAGATGATGATTTTCCAGAAAATGCTATTTTAACCTTTATTGAAAGTGGAGCAAGCAGTGCTAGTGAATTAGTAACAGAGCTCTTACAGTTCCAAAATGGGAAATACCATCTCAGTAAAATTCAAGCTAGTATTGTTATGGCTGGGATTATGCTTGATACAAAAAGTTTCTCGACTCGTGTAACAAGCCGGACCTTTGATGTAGCCAGCTATTTACGTACGCTTGGCAGTGACAATGTTGAAATTCAAAATATTTCAGCTCTTGATTTTGATGAATACCGTTTAATTAATGAACTTATTTTACGTGGCGATCGTATTTTACCAAATTTTGTTGTTGCTACTGGAGAAGATGACATCAGTTATTCCAATGTTATTGCTAGCAAGGCTGCTGATACTATGTTAAATATGGCTGGGATTGAGGCTACCTTTGTTATTACTAGAAATGACGAAAGAACAGTTTGTATATCCGCGCGGAGCCGCAATAAAATTAATGTTCAACGGATTATGGAAGAAATGGGTGGCGGTGGCCATTTCAACTTAGCAGCCTGTCAATTAAAAGGTACAAGTGTTAAAGAAGCCCGCAAACTCTTATTAGAAAAGATAAAAGAAGAATTTACAGGAAACGAGGAAGCTTAA
- the ilvD gene encoding dihydroxy-acid dehydratase, producing the protein MTDKKTLKDLRNRSSVYDSMVKSPNRAMLRATGMQDEDFEKPIVGVISTWAENTPCNIHLHDFGKLAKVGVKDAGAWPVQFGTITVSDGIAMGTQGMRFSLTSRDIIADSIEAAMGGHNADAFVAIGGCDKNMPGSVIAMANMDIPAIFAYGGTIAPGNLDGKDIDLVSVFEGVGHWNHGDMTKEEVKALECNACPGPGGCGGMYTANTMATAIEVLGLSLPGSSSHPAESAEKKADIEEAGRAVVKMLKMGLKPSDILTREAFEDAITVTMALGGSTNSTLHLLAIAHAANVELTLDDFNTFQEKVPHLADLKPSGQYVFQDLYKVGGVPAVMKYLLKNGFLHGDRITCTGKTVAENLKAFDDLTPGQKVIMPLENPKREDGPLIILHGNLAPDGAVAKVSGVKVRRHVGPAKVFNSEEEAIEAVLNDDIVDGDVVVVRFVGPKGGPGMPEMLSLSSMIVGKGQGEKVALLTDGRFSGGTYGLVVGHIAPEAQDGGPIAYLQTGDIVTIDQDTKELHFDISDEELKHRQEIIELPPLYSRGVLGKYAHIVSSASRGAVTDFWKPEETGKK; encoded by the coding sequence ATGACTGACAAAAAAACTCTTAAAGACTTAAGAAATCGCAGTTCTGTCTACGATTCAATGGTTAAATCACCTAATCGTGCTATGCTGCGTGCAACTGGTATGCAAGATGAAGACTTTGAAAAACCTATCGTCGGTGTCATTTCAACTTGGGCTGAAAACACACCTTGTAATATCCACTTACATGACTTTGGTAAACTCGCCAAAGTCGGTGTTAAGGACGCTGGTGCTTGGCCAGTTCAGTTTGGAACAATCACGGTTTCTGATGGAATCGCCATGGGAACCCAAGGAATGCGTTTTTCCTTAACATCTCGTGATATCATTGCAGATTCTATTGAGGCAGCTATGGGAGGTCATAATGCGGATGCTTTTGTAGCTATTGGCGGTTGTGATAAAAATATGCCCGGTTCTGTTATCGCTATGGCTAACATGGATATTCCAGCCATTTTTGCTTACGGCGGAACCATTGCACCCGGTAATTTAGATGGCAAAGATATCGATTTAGTCTCTGTCTTTGAAGGCGTCGGCCATTGGAACCACGGTGATATGACCAAAGAAGAAGTTAAAGCTTTAGAATGTAATGCTTGTCCCGGGCCTGGAGGTTGCGGTGGTATGTATACGGCTAACACAATGGCGACAGCTATTGAAGTTTTAGGACTTAGCCTTCCGGGCTCATCTTCTCACCCTGCTGAATCCGCAGAAAAGAAAGCAGATATTGAAGAAGCTGGCCGCGCCGTTGTCAAAATGCTTAAAATGGGCTTAAAACCTTCTGATATTTTAACACGTGAAGCTTTTGAAGATGCCATTACTGTAACCATGGCTCTAGGAGGTTCAACCAACTCAACCCTTCACCTCTTAGCTATTGCCCATGCTGCTAATGTGGAATTGACACTTGATGATTTTAATACTTTCCAAGAAAAAGTTCCTCATTTGGCTGATTTGAAACCATCTGGTCAATATGTCTTCCAAGACCTTTACAAGGTCGGAGGGGTACCAGCAGTTATGAAATATCTCCTTAAAAACGGCTTCCTTCATGGTGACCGTATCACTTGTACTGGCAAAACAGTCGCTGAAAACTTGAAGGCTTTTGATGATTTAACACCTGGTCAAAAGGTTATTATGCCGCTTGAAAATCCTAAACGTGAAGATGGTCCGCTCATTATTCTCCATGGTAATTTGGCTCCAGACGGTGCCGTTGCCAAAGTTTCTGGTGTAAAGGTGCGTCGTCATGTCGGTCCTGCTAAGGTCTTTAATTCTGAAGAAGAAGCCATTGAAGCTGTCTTGAATGATGATATTGTTGATGGCGATGTTGTCGTCGTACGTTTTGTAGGACCAAAGGGCGGTCCTGGTATGCCTGAAATGCTTTCCCTTTCATCAATGATTGTTGGTAAAGGGCAAGGTGAAAAAGTTGCCCTTCTGACAGATGGCCGCTTCTCAGGTGGTACTTATGGTCTTGTCGTTGGTCATATCGCTCCTGAAGCACAAGATGGCGGTCCAATCGCCTACCTGCAAACAGGAGACATAGTCACTATTGACCAAGACACTAAGGAATTACACTTTGATATCTCCGATGAAGAATTAAAACATCGCCAAGAGATCATTGAATTACCACCGCTCTATTCACGCGGTGTCCTTGGTAAATACGCTCACATCGTTTCATCTGCTTCTAGGGGAGCCGTAACAGACTTTTGGAAGCCTGAAGAAACTGGCAAAAAATGA